A region of Rhizorhabdus wittichii RW1 DNA encodes the following proteins:
- a CDS encoding TonB-dependent receptor, plug (PFAM: TonB-dependent receptor; TonB-dependent receptor, plug), which yields MRSRTRFHLRLLSASAALAIAAPVFAQAAAPAASAAEDLAADDADGGLGAIVVTATRRETDLQKTPISISVIGAQGIQDRHIQSLYNLTDGSIPSLRVTTFEARQSALTIGIRGIVPYDQNQTARDGGVSVYIDGVALGKTQGLNAALFDIERMEVLKGPQGTLFGRNTEGGALSIVTKAPTGQFGGHMDAGIGNYGSRSADAHVDLPAFANLALKFEGVYQHQDPTVKNPLAGSTGWNYYDRKGGRVAARWTPVSGLTADFAYDYAKDENTPNFSQLINYNPNGYTVGSYNGATTGTALFLPGTTTPCGGTIAAGTSRPACIAPLAPAVVPHAGRQSSSDIGVPQQPSVDITHGFSANVKYDVAPWLQLRSITAWRGVSTDQWDNSGGAARQTFSPSANFSRYSLSFLRQNQFSQEFQAVGSVDQFDYVVGAYYYTEHATEHAATPLSNLWNADGTGYTVRSPIVSGTVTSANSGYQPFDPSCVNTLAATVPEFANSCQFIARASEAHDHSTSLFGNVTYTPAGLDMVHLTAGGRWTKDRRRGRLYVVNNTVQPFTFKNRISRFDPMLNLAVDVSNDVHAYAKYATGFRAGGANDRSQQFNAFGPETVKSYEVGAKMDFWQHRARLNVAGYIMDRSNTQFDFDLYDTASGSPTLGSHIEQTQNAGKTKIRGVEVDLTVMPVDKLTLTASYAYTHWKAPSAVNPITGGLPQQLYIVYTPKSAASGAIDYVLPVPAIASDANIRFHLDGNYSGRQYSFQLEPTQTDSSFVVNGRITLGDIAVGGNSKVSFSVWSRNLFNTTYYYRRSAANSSPVLNYNGSALVSTNYGGVLGDYANLNPPRTFGGEISVHF from the coding sequence ATGCGGTCCCGCACCCGGTTTCATCTCCGCCTGCTCTCGGCCTCGGCCGCGCTGGCGATCGCCGCGCCCGTTTTCGCGCAGGCGGCCGCTCCCGCCGCGTCGGCGGCCGAGGATCTCGCCGCCGACGATGCCGACGGCGGCCTCGGCGCTATCGTCGTCACCGCCACCCGGCGCGAGACCGACCTGCAGAAGACGCCGATCTCGATCTCGGTGATCGGCGCCCAGGGCATCCAGGACCGCCACATCCAGAGCCTGTACAACCTGACCGACGGCTCGATCCCGTCGCTGCGCGTCACCACCTTCGAGGCGCGCCAGTCGGCGCTGACGATCGGCATCCGCGGCATCGTCCCCTACGACCAGAACCAGACCGCCCGCGACGGCGGCGTCAGCGTCTATATCGACGGCGTGGCGCTTGGTAAGACCCAGGGCCTCAACGCCGCGCTGTTCGACATCGAGCGCATGGAAGTGCTGAAGGGGCCGCAGGGCACCCTGTTCGGCCGCAACACCGAGGGCGGCGCGCTGTCGATCGTCACCAAGGCGCCCACCGGCCAGTTCGGCGGCCATATGGACGCCGGGATCGGCAATTACGGCAGCCGCAGCGCCGACGCGCATGTCGATCTGCCGGCCTTCGCCAACCTCGCCCTGAAGTTCGAGGGCGTCTACCAGCACCAGGACCCGACGGTGAAGAACCCGCTCGCGGGCTCCACCGGCTGGAACTATTATGATCGCAAGGGCGGCCGCGTCGCGGCGCGCTGGACGCCGGTCAGCGGCCTGACCGCGGACTTCGCCTATGACTATGCGAAGGACGAGAACACCCCGAACTTCAGCCAGCTGATCAACTACAACCCGAACGGCTACACGGTCGGCTCGTATAACGGCGCGACCACGGGCACCGCGCTGTTCCTGCCGGGCACGACGACCCCCTGCGGCGGAACCATCGCCGCGGGCACCAGCCGCCCCGCCTGCATCGCTCCGCTGGCGCCGGCCGTCGTCCCGCACGCCGGGCGCCAGTCCTCGTCCGACATCGGCGTGCCGCAGCAGCCCAGCGTCGACATCACCCACGGCTTCTCGGCGAACGTCAAGTACGACGTGGCGCCCTGGCTGCAGCTCCGCTCGATCACCGCGTGGCGCGGCGTCTCGACCGACCAGTGGGACAATAGCGGCGGCGCGGCGCGGCAGACCTTCTCGCCCTCGGCGAACTTCAGCCGCTACAGCCTCTCCTTCCTGCGCCAGAACCAGTTCAGCCAGGAATTCCAGGCGGTCGGCAGCGTCGACCAGTTCGACTATGTGGTCGGCGCCTATTACTACACCGAGCATGCCACCGAGCATGCGGCGACGCCGCTGAGCAATCTGTGGAACGCCGACGGCACCGGCTACACGGTCCGCAGCCCGATCGTGTCGGGCACGGTCACCAGCGCCAATTCGGGCTATCAGCCCTTCGATCCGTCGTGCGTCAACACGCTGGCCGCCACCGTCCCGGAATTCGCGAACAGCTGCCAGTTCATCGCCCGCGCCAGCGAGGCGCACGACCATAGCACCTCGCTGTTCGGCAACGTCACCTACACGCCGGCGGGCCTCGACATGGTTCACCTGACCGCCGGCGGCCGCTGGACGAAGGACCGGCGGCGCGGCCGGCTCTACGTCGTGAACAACACGGTGCAGCCCTTCACCTTCAAGAACCGCATCAGCCGCTTCGATCCGATGCTGAACCTCGCGGTCGACGTGTCGAACGACGTCCACGCCTATGCGAAATATGCCACCGGCTTCCGCGCCGGCGGCGCCAACGACCGGTCGCAGCAGTTCAACGCCTTCGGCCCGGAGACGGTGAAGTCGTACGAAGTCGGCGCGAAGATGGACTTCTGGCAGCACCGCGCGCGCCTGAACGTCGCGGGCTACATCATGGACCGTTCGAACACCCAGTTCGACTTCGACCTGTACGATACCGCGTCGGGCAGCCCGACGCTGGGCAGCCACATCGAGCAGACGCAGAATGCGGGCAAGACCAAGATCCGCGGCGTCGAGGTCGACCTCACCGTCATGCCGGTCGACAAGCTGACCCTGACGGCGTCCTATGCCTATACCCACTGGAAGGCGCCCTCGGCGGTGAACCCGATCACCGGCGGCCTGCCGCAGCAGCTCTACATCGTCTACACGCCGAAGAGCGCGGCGTCGGGCGCGATCGACTATGTCCTGCCGGTCCCGGCCATCGCCAGCGACGCGAATATCCGCTTCCACCTCGACGGCAATTATTCGGGCCGCCAGTACAGCTTCCAGCTCGAACCGACCCAGACCGACTCGAGCTTCGTCGTCAACGGCCGCATCACCCTCGGCGACATCGCGGTCGGCGGCAACAGCAAGGTCTCCTTCTCGGTCTGGTCGCGCAACCTGTTCAACACGACCTATTATTACCGGCGCTCGGCGGCGAACTCCTCGCCGGTGCTGAACTATAACGGCAGCGCGCTGGTCTCGACCAACTATGGCGGCGTGCTGGGCGACTATGCCAACCTCAACCCGCCGCGCACCTTCGGCGGCGAGATCTCCGTCCACTTCTGA
- a CDS encoding acyltransferase 3 (PFAM: acyltransferase 3), translating into MKKTIERAPGESVAAPARAPDMPSARPRMDWIDSLRGLATMLVILFHASVVVGRHGLEPWPPLLYLNHLFTPFRMAMLMVLSGLLVPKALAKPPRTYLLRKTGTLLYPYLLWTLAYGLLIEPAALSHVKLWMGGSYLWFILFLFTYYAWALLLRRVPPAAIVLVAALLSFLSPENSKYEERYFFLMAFFFLGHMLARDPGRIAVTDDRRLAWLAIPVVAILAAGSAIAGGINYKIELCVPVGIAILLVIGLARRHAEGGLWAPLRFVGRHSIVFFSLHYPLIYGLIALCLALGLGSVPAISAICFVVPAGLCVALAWMRERHAVLDYLYVLPL; encoded by the coding sequence ATGAAGAAGACCATCGAGCGCGCGCCAGGCGAATCCGTCGCCGCCCCGGCCCGCGCCCCCGACATGCCCTCCGCCCGGCCGCGGATGGACTGGATCGATTCGCTGCGCGGGCTCGCCACCATGCTGGTGATCCTGTTCCACGCGTCGGTGGTGGTCGGCCGCCACGGGCTCGAGCCCTGGCCGCCGCTGCTGTACCTCAACCATCTCTTCACGCCGTTCCGCATGGCGATGCTGATGGTGTTGTCGGGGCTGCTGGTGCCCAAGGCGCTCGCCAAGCCGCCGCGCACCTATCTGCTGCGCAAGACCGGGACCCTGCTCTATCCCTATCTGCTGTGGACGCTCGCCTACGGCCTGCTGATCGAGCCGGCCGCGCTCTCCCACGTCAAGCTGTGGATGGGCGGCAGCTATCTCTGGTTCATCCTGTTCCTGTTCACCTATTATGCCTGGGCGCTGCTGCTGCGCCGTGTGCCGCCCGCCGCGATCGTCCTGGTCGCCGCGCTGCTGTCCTTCCTGTCGCCCGAGAACAGCAAATATGAGGAACGCTATTTCTTCCTCATGGCCTTCTTCTTCCTGGGCCACATGCTCGCGCGCGATCCGGGCCGGATCGCCGTCACCGACGACCGCCGCCTGGCCTGGCTGGCGATCCCGGTCGTCGCCATCCTCGCCGCCGGATCGGCGATCGCGGGCGGGATCAACTACAAGATCGAGCTGTGCGTGCCGGTCGGCATCGCCATCCTGCTGGTGATCGGGCTGGCGCGGCGCCATGCGGAGGGCGGGCTGTGGGCGCCGCTGCGCTTCGTCGGCCGCCACTCGATCGTCTTCTTCAGCCTCCATTATCCGCTGATCTACGGGCTGATCGCGCTGTGCCTGGCGCTGGGGCTCGGCTCGGTCCCGGCGATCAGCGCGATCTGCTTCGTCGTCCCCGCCGGGCTGTGCGTGGCGCTCGCCTGGATGCGCGAGCGCCACGCCGTGCTCGACTATCTCTACGTCCTGCCGTTGTGA
- a CDS encoding peptidase S9, prolyl oligopeptidase active site domain protein (PFAM: peptidase S9, prolyl oligopeptidase active site domain protein; peptidase S9B, dipeptidylpeptidase IV domain protein; WD40 domain protein beta Propeller): MPKPTLSALMLGAALLAMPAFAQDAATPAPAPAATASAPALSTRFEGRDIFALQVASDPQISPDGKTVAYVRRQADVMSDKVKGAIWLVDVASGAQRPLVADASQPRWSPDGKRLAYVAADPKGKPQLFVRWLADDATVRVTQLPDGPQGIAWSPDGRSIAYAMRVPGDPVTLGKAPDKPEGADWAKPLEVIDKVDYRADGGGYVEPGYDHIFVVAADGGPPRQLSFGDYQDGGPLSWTPDGRSILFSAVRKPDWQHNVFDPEIYALDVATGAIRALTSREGPDVAPVVSPDGSKVAYLGYDDKRLSWQTTLLYVMNRDGSGARAITAGFDRSIDKAEWAADGRSLYAQYDDRGINRIARVTLDGKVTELVGGMTGTDLDRPYSGGDFSVARTGAIAFTSGSALRPADLSVASGGRVRQLTRLNEDFLGAKSLGQVRELAVKAPDGRAVPAWLVTPPGWREGQKVPLVLEIHGGPHSAYGPHFSTDDQLYAAAGYAVLYTNPRGSTSYGQEFAELIHHKYPGDDYGDLMAAVDAAIAAGVADPGNLFVTGGSGGGVLTSWIVGKTDRFRGAAAQKPVINWISEALTMDATLFTSRYWFAKLPWEDPTGYWARSPLSLVGNVKTPTLVVVGSEDYRTPVSESEQYYAALQIRGVPTALVKVPGASHGGIAARPSQAAAKASAIIAWFDRYRTRPAQ, encoded by the coding sequence ATGCCGAAACCGACTCTTTCCGCGCTGATGCTCGGCGCGGCGCTGCTTGCCATGCCCGCCTTCGCCCAGGACGCGGCAACCCCCGCCCCCGCCCCCGCCGCGACCGCGAGCGCTCCCGCCCTCTCCACCCGCTTCGAGGGACGCGACATCTTCGCGCTGCAGGTCGCGAGCGATCCGCAGATCAGCCCCGACGGGAAGACAGTCGCCTATGTCCGGCGCCAGGCCGACGTCATGAGCGACAAGGTCAAGGGCGCGATCTGGCTGGTCGACGTCGCCAGCGGCGCGCAGCGCCCGCTGGTCGCCGACGCGAGCCAGCCGCGCTGGTCGCCCGACGGCAAGCGGCTCGCCTATGTCGCCGCCGATCCCAAGGGCAAGCCGCAGCTGTTCGTCCGCTGGCTGGCCGACGACGCGACGGTGCGCGTCACCCAGCTTCCCGACGGCCCGCAGGGGATCGCCTGGTCCCCCGACGGGCGCAGCATCGCCTATGCCATGCGCGTGCCGGGCGATCCGGTGACGCTCGGCAAGGCGCCCGACAAGCCCGAGGGCGCCGACTGGGCCAAGCCGCTCGAGGTGATCGACAAGGTCGACTATCGCGCCGACGGCGGCGGCTATGTCGAGCCCGGCTACGACCACATCTTCGTCGTCGCGGCGGACGGCGGGCCGCCCCGGCAGCTCAGCTTCGGCGACTATCAGGACGGCGGGCCGCTGAGCTGGACGCCCGACGGGCGATCAATCCTGTTCAGCGCGGTGCGCAAGCCCGACTGGCAGCACAATGTGTTCGATCCGGAGATCTACGCGCTCGACGTCGCGACCGGCGCGATCCGCGCGCTCACCAGCCGCGAAGGGCCGGACGTCGCCCCGGTGGTCTCGCCCGACGGATCGAAGGTCGCCTATCTCGGCTATGACGACAAGCGGCTCTCCTGGCAGACCACCTTGCTCTACGTGATGAACCGCGACGGCAGCGGCGCGCGGGCGATCACCGCCGGCTTCGACCGCAGCATCGACAAGGCCGAATGGGCCGCCGACGGCCGCTCGCTCTATGCCCAATATGACGATCGCGGGATCAACCGAATCGCGCGCGTCACCCTCGACGGCAAGGTGACCGAGCTGGTCGGCGGGATGACCGGCACCGATCTCGACCGGCCGTATAGCGGCGGCGACTTCAGCGTCGCCAGGACCGGCGCGATCGCCTTCACCAGCGGATCGGCGCTGCGCCCCGCCGACCTGTCGGTGGCGAGCGGCGGCCGCGTCCGGCAGCTCACCCGGCTCAACGAGGATTTCCTCGGCGCCAAGAGCCTGGGCCAGGTCCGCGAGCTGGCGGTCAAGGCGCCCGACGGCCGCGCCGTCCCCGCCTGGCTGGTGACCCCGCCCGGCTGGCGCGAGGGGCAGAAGGTGCCGCTGGTGCTGGAGATCCATGGCGGGCCGCACAGCGCCTATGGCCCGCATTTCTCGACCGACGACCAGCTCTATGCGGCGGCCGGCTATGCGGTGCTCTACACCAACCCGCGCGGCTCGACCTCCTATGGCCAGGAATTCGCCGAGCTGATCCACCACAAATATCCGGGCGACGACTATGGCGACCTGATGGCGGCGGTCGACGCCGCGATCGCCGCCGGGGTGGCCGATCCCGGCAATCTGTTCGTCACCGGCGGATCGGGCGGCGGCGTGCTGACCAGCTGGATCGTCGGCAAGACCGACCGCTTCAGGGGCGCCGCCGCGCAGAAGCCGGTGATCAACTGGATCAGCGAGGCGCTGACCATGGACGCGACGCTGTTCACCTCGCGCTACTGGTTCGCCAAGCTGCCCTGGGAGGACCCGACCGGCTATTGGGCGCGGTCGCCGCTCAGTCTGGTCGGCAACGTCAAGACGCCGACCCTGGTCGTCGTCGGCAGCGAGGATTATCGCACTCCGGTCAGCGAGTCCGAGCAATATTATGCCGCGCTGCAGATTCGCGGCGTGCCGACCGCGCTGGTCAAGGTGCCGGGCGCCAGCCATGGCGGCATCGCCGCCCGGCCGTCGCAGGCGGCGGCCAAGGCCTCGGCGATCATCGCCTGGTTCGACCGCTACCGGACCCGCCCCGCGCAATGA
- a CDS encoding integral membrane sensor signal transduction histidine kinase (PFAM: ATP-binding region, ATPase domain protein domain protein; histidine kinase, HAMP region domain protein; histidine kinase A domain protein domain protein) yields MKRLRSLRALTAAFLVAFITATGLTGLAVYRATHGTIVALVDQRIASVSGELAAMGTHSGTPELVRQIDALARERDTGDLGLLLTTANGRFLAGNIRLRRALPEGFSTVGRALGLKGLSTGRALVRPIGDGLILTVVAETEPFDDYNAARARIYLFGFGSIILVVVAGVATFGFVIGRRIVAMRRTVEAIVDGDMQRRVPVDGSDSAFDQQARAFNAMLDRIAALMAEISNVSNDIAHDLRTPLARLRGRLQALAQRADGGTPPPAIAAEIEAAIAESDTLLAMFAAILRIAEIEGGARRAGFERVDLGAIAHHVATTMQPAAADAGRSLADGDPVHLPVAGDRRLLAQALINLVENAIRHTPEGSRIRIAATRTGDRAVVAIEDDGPGIPAAERARALRRFGRLDGSRASSGHGLGLPLVESIARLHRGTLSLDDAGPGLRAVIALPIAS; encoded by the coding sequence ATGAAGCGGCTGCGCTCGCTCCGCGCGCTGACCGCGGCGTTCCTCGTCGCGTTCATCACCGCGACGGGGCTGACCGGCCTGGCCGTCTATCGGGCGACCCACGGCACGATCGTCGCGCTGGTCGACCAGCGCATCGCCAGCGTCAGCGGCGAGCTGGCGGCGATGGGCACCCACAGCGGCACGCCCGAGCTGGTCCGCCAGATCGACGCGCTGGCCCGGGAACGCGACACCGGCGACCTCGGCCTGCTGCTGACCACCGCCAACGGCCGCTTCCTGGCGGGCAACATCCGGCTGCGGCGCGCGCTGCCCGAGGGTTTCTCGACGGTCGGCCGCGCGCTCGGCCTCAAGGGGCTGTCGACCGGCCGCGCGCTGGTCCGCCCGATCGGCGACGGGCTGATCCTGACGGTGGTCGCCGAGACCGAGCCGTTCGACGACTACAACGCCGCGCGGGCCCGCATCTATCTGTTCGGCTTCGGATCGATCATCCTGGTCGTGGTCGCCGGGGTCGCGACCTTCGGCTTCGTCATCGGCCGCCGGATCGTCGCGATGCGGCGCACCGTCGAGGCGATCGTCGACGGCGACATGCAGCGGCGCGTGCCGGTCGACGGGTCGGACAGCGCGTTCGACCAGCAGGCGCGCGCCTTCAACGCGATGCTCGACCGGATCGCCGCGCTGATGGCCGAGATCAGCAACGTCTCCAACGACATCGCCCACGACCTGCGCACCCCGCTCGCCCGGCTGCGCGGCCGGTTGCAGGCGCTGGCGCAACGCGCCGACGGAGGCACCCCACCCCCGGCGATCGCGGCGGAGATCGAGGCGGCGATCGCCGAGAGCGACACGCTGCTGGCGATGTTCGCGGCGATCCTGCGCATCGCCGAGATCGAGGGCGGCGCGCGCCGGGCGGGCTTCGAGCGGGTCGACCTCGGCGCCATCGCCCATCATGTCGCGACGACGATGCAGCCCGCCGCCGCCGATGCCGGCCGCTCCCTCGCCGACGGCGATCCCGTCCACCTGCCGGTGGCGGGCGACCGCCGGCTGCTCGCCCAGGCGCTGATCAACCTCGTCGAGAACGCGATCCGCCACACGCCCGAGGGCAGCCGCATCCGCATCGCCGCGACCCGGACCGGGGACCGGGCGGTGGTGGCGATCGAGGACGACGGCCCCGGCATCCCCGCCGCCGAGCGCGCCCGCGCGCTGCGCCGTTTCGGCCGGCTCGACGGCAGCCGCGCCAGCAGCGGCCACGGCCTCGGCCTGCCGCTGGTCGAATCGATCGCGCGGCTCCACCGGGGGACGCTGTCGCTCGACGATGCCGGGCCGGGCCTGCGGGCGGTGATCGCCCTGCCGATCGCGTCCTGA